One genomic segment of Terriglobia bacterium includes these proteins:
- a CDS encoding TolC family protein — MKLTRTFIALLLITMVAKPGMASENWVDKFLHRYDAHPDPSPVGAPAAASSPGGQLGQLLRTGELPVTMNDVVNMMLDNNLNIRADRMAPRSLYYQSLVFWQALLPSLRLTSNVSRDVALSSSQFYGAMSQITNTGLLDANVSQLLPSGTSVSVDLNMVRLLTNSSSTIFNPSYTSRATYTVGQHLLQNRGRVVNLRQVLEGQNTEKSSEAAFELQLTSLIVQAQKSYWNLVFAGDNLDLTQQSLTRAQTLLDQNRQKVEIGTLAQVDLIPTKAQVATVNDQLVQARYAVTTAEDQLKTLVSSEKDPSMFLMKLKAQDLPVRPEAAQIPTLEEAVRIALENRPELRQAQLDLKNKDIEITYTNNQRKPVIDLTASFDQNGVGGAQRRGFLLNSPAFIVPVPGGPFSSLGQLFSYGYTGFSGGISVVIPIDNKAANAAYGKALNDQRMSRNQMDSTVQAIALDVRNSLMAVEMYKARIDTAKTARELAQDTLEAEQAKFDLGTSTIQFIINDQNFLALAQTNEAQTLVNFTEALVELDRSMGMTLKKNNIEFDRTLGNVVQKTQSSTSAK, encoded by the coding sequence ATGAAGCTCACCAGGACATTCATCGCTCTGCTACTCATCACGATGGTTGCCAAACCGGGCATGGCATCGGAGAACTGGGTGGATAAGTTTCTGCATCGTTATGATGCCCACCCTGATCCATCACCAGTTGGGGCACCCGCCGCTGCGAGTTCGCCGGGCGGGCAGTTGGGGCAGTTGCTTCGGACCGGCGAGTTGCCGGTCACGATGAACGACGTCGTCAATATGATGCTCGACAATAACCTCAATATCCGCGCTGACCGCATGGCTCCCCGGTCCTTGTACTACCAGTCTCTCGTCTTCTGGCAGGCGTTGTTGCCGTCGCTGAGGCTCACGAGCAATGTTTCGCGGGATGTTGCCTTGAGTTCGTCACAGTTCTACGGCGCGATGTCGCAAATTACAAACACGGGACTGCTCGACGCCAACGTCTCGCAGTTACTTCCCTCGGGTACGAGCGTCAGCGTCGACTTGAATATGGTCCGCCTGTTGACGAACAGCAGCAGCACCATCTTCAATCCGTCCTATACGAGTCGCGCGACCTACACTGTCGGCCAGCATCTTCTGCAAAACCGCGGCCGGGTTGTGAATTTGCGCCAAGTGCTGGAAGGGCAGAATACGGAGAAGAGTTCCGAGGCGGCGTTCGAGCTCCAGCTCACCAGCCTGATCGTTCAGGCTCAGAAATCGTATTGGAATCTTGTTTTCGCGGGCGATAACCTGGATTTGACGCAGCAATCGCTCACCCGGGCGCAAACGCTGCTCGACCAGAACCGGCAAAAGGTGGAAATTGGTACGCTGGCCCAGGTCGATCTCATTCCTACCAAAGCACAGGTGGCGACGGTCAACGATCAGCTCGTCCAGGCCAGATACGCCGTGACGACCGCGGAAGATCAGTTGAAGACGCTGGTGTCGAGCGAGAAAGACCCGTCGATGTTTCTGATGAAACTGAAAGCCCAGGATCTGCCGGTCCGGCCGGAAGCCGCTCAGATTCCGACGCTCGAAGAAGCGGTCCGGATCGCCCTGGAGAACCGGCCGGAACTCCGCCAGGCGCAATTGGACCTGAAGAATAAAGACATCGAAATCACGTACACGAACAACCAGAGAAAGCCGGTCATCGATTTAACGGCGTCATTCGACCAGAATGGCGTCGGAGGCGCGCAGCGCCGGGGTTTTCTGCTCAACAGTCCTGCTTTCATTGTTCCTGTGCCGGGCGGCCCCTTCAGTTCCCTGGGGCAGTTGTTCTCGTACGGCTACACTGGGTTTTCGGGCGGCATCTCCGTCGTCATACCGATCGACAACAAGGCCGCAAACGCCGCTTACGGGAAGGCGCTCAATGATCAGCGCATGTCGCGCAACCAGATGGACAGCACGGTCCAGGCTATTGCCCTCGATGTTCGTAATTCCCTGATGGCTGTCGAAATGTATAAAGCGCGGATCGACACAGCGAAGACCGCGCGCGAGCTTGCCCAGGATACTTTGGAGGCCGAGCAGGCCAAGTTCGATCTCGGGACATCCACGATTCAGTTCATCATCAACGATCAGAACTTCCTTGCGCTGGCTCAGACCAACGAGGCGCAGACGCTTGTGAACTTTACCGAAGCGCTGGTGGAGCTGGATCGGTCGATGGGCATGACACTGAAGAAGAACAATATCGAATTCGACCGGACGCTGGGCAACGTCGTTCAGAAAACGCAATCGAGTACGTCAGCGAAGTGA